One genomic segment of Cerasicoccus sp. TK19100 includes these proteins:
- a CDS encoding FecR family protein, producing MKILKLITLAASMLCLANVATAQEKVGVIKAFLVKGDVKIVNNATGAVSPLKRGQEFSEGNTIVTGDNSTTLLLFSNGASINITPNSSFDVNTFQQESYDPALGSFLRLEKDPSMSNTQTNLAYGEIIGEVRKLNIDAGSNFVVKTPVASAGIRGTVWVVNYDPATGEFSASNVNGAVDVILPSGETITVAEGETHVVVNSTSSTEPLSPEVLAAARQFIATQAQVPTSDITVSTDSTIVSQPDTTIITEEAGTDPSQSEPVGS from the coding sequence ATGAAAATCCTTAAGCTTATCACTCTTGCAGCTTCGATGCTGTGCCTCGCAAACGTCGCCACCGCACAAGAAAAAGTCGGTGTCATTAAAGCCTTTCTCGTGAAGGGTGACGTTAAGATCGTCAACAATGCAACTGGAGCCGTATCGCCCCTCAAGCGTGGTCAGGAATTCTCCGAAGGCAACACCATCGTCACTGGTGACAACTCCACCACCCTGCTCCTCTTCTCCAACGGCGCATCTATCAACATCACGCCCAATAGCAGCTTCGACGTAAACACTTTCCAGCAAGAATCTTACGATCCGGCTCTCGGTTCCTTCCTCCGCTTGGAAAAGGACCCGAGCATGTCCAACACCCAGACCAACCTCGCCTATGGTGAGATCATCGGTGAAGTTCGTAAGCTCAACATCGACGCAGGCTCCAACTTCGTGGTGAAGACTCCGGTTGCTTCCGCTGGTATCCGCGGCACCGTCTGGGTTGTAAACTACGATCCTGCCACTGGCGAATTTAGCGCATCCAATGTGAACGGTGCCGTTGACGTGATTCTCCCCTCCGGTGAAACCATCACCGTTGCTGAAGGCGAAACCCACGTTGTTGTGAACAGCACCAGCAGCACTGAGCCGCTCTCCCCAGAAGTCCTTGCGGCAGCTCGGCAGTTCATCGCTACACAAGCCCAGGTTCCTACCTCGGACATCACCGTTTCCACTGACTCGACGATCGTATCTCAGCCAGACACGACCATCATCACCGAGGAAGCCGGCACCGATCCTTCTCAGAGCGAGCCAGTAGGTTCCTAA
- the ppgK gene encoding polyphosphate--glucose phosphotransferase, with amino-acid sequence MEVLGIDIGGSGMKAALVDTTSGEWLTERFRIDTPHPAKLPAMLDALAEVSEHFKWQGPVGCGFPGVIREQTILTAANLHKSLIGIKLGEEISKLFGQSAWLINDADAAGLAEVRFGLAKERPGVALFLTIGTGIGTALFTDGKLVPNSELGHMLMKIGKDKYCEAEHYAADSARQRDDLKWSQWAERFDEFLHDIYALMQPDEIIIGGGVAKKGHKFMDEIDPPCPLLLATLQNRAGIIGAALAAAEHHS; translated from the coding sequence ATGGAAGTATTGGGGATTGATATCGGAGGCTCGGGAATGAAAGCGGCGTTGGTCGACACGACCAGTGGCGAGTGGTTGACCGAGAGATTCCGCATCGATACTCCCCATCCGGCCAAACTGCCGGCCATGCTGGACGCCTTGGCCGAAGTGTCGGAGCACTTCAAATGGCAAGGGCCGGTCGGCTGCGGCTTCCCCGGCGTGATCCGCGAACAGACGATCCTAACTGCGGCGAATTTACATAAGTCCTTAATCGGCATCAAATTAGGCGAAGAAATCAGTAAGCTCTTCGGGCAATCTGCGTGGTTGATTAACGATGCTGATGCGGCCGGTTTGGCGGAGGTCCGTTTTGGTTTGGCCAAGGAACGACCGGGGGTCGCGCTGTTTCTCACCATTGGCACGGGGATCGGCACTGCCTTGTTTACCGATGGCAAGCTGGTGCCCAATTCCGAGTTGGGGCACATGCTAATGAAGATCGGCAAAGACAAATACTGTGAAGCCGAGCACTATGCGGCGGATTCTGCCCGCCAGCGGGATGACCTTAAGTGGTCGCAATGGGCCGAGCGCTTTGATGAATTTCTCCACGACATTTACGCGCTGATGCAGCCGGATGAGATCATCATTGGCGGCGGTGTGGCGAAGAAGGGGCACAAGTTCATGGATGAAATTGATCCGCCGTGCCCGCTCCTGCTTGCGACATTACAAAACCGCGCCGGAATCATCGGCGCGGCTTTGGCTGCGGCTGAGCATCATAGCTAA
- a CDS encoding dihydrolipoyl dehydrogenase family protein, with product MSTHYDFLVIGGGSGGYAAARTAREHTESVAIVDGAETLGGLCILRGCMPSKTLIYSAEVLHLAQHGKQFGLDIPSAKVDMAALHERKLRTIAEFADYRQEQLASDRFTLYRNKAKFTGEREVTLDDGTVLTADKILVATGSTVNFPPVPGLDEVPVWTSDDVLDLDFLPESVIVLGGGIVACELAQFLHRAGSKITQIQRSPHILKEVSVEAAKVVEQAFRDEGIELITDTALKQIEKTADGVRVTFEHEGETVVREAKYLFNALGRKPNTASLDIEAAGLETRKSGHLVTNENQQTTNPHIYAAGDVAGPHEIVHIAIMQGEVAAKHAFGQTVEPVNYDTLLGVVFTDPQIGHVGLSETEMEKRGIEFVTADYPFDDHGKSILMEAKYGYVKTWAEKSTGKLLAAECVSKDASELIHSTAVGVSLGATLEQLLKVHWYHPTLSEIWSYPLEDCLDLISEG from the coding sequence ATGAGCACCCACTACGATTTTCTCGTGATCGGCGGCGGCAGCGGCGGCTACGCTGCGGCGCGCACAGCCCGTGAACACACCGAAAGCGTTGCCATCGTTGATGGCGCGGAAACGCTCGGCGGCCTTTGCATCCTGCGCGGCTGCATGCCCTCCAAGACGCTGATCTACTCCGCGGAAGTTCTCCATCTGGCGCAGCACGGAAAGCAATTCGGGCTCGATATCCCCAGTGCCAAGGTTGACATGGCCGCCCTGCACGAGCGCAAGCTGCGCACCATTGCCGAATTCGCTGATTACCGACAGGAACAGCTCGCGAGCGACCGCTTCACCCTCTACCGTAACAAGGCGAAGTTCACCGGCGAACGCGAAGTCACCCTGGATGACGGCACGGTGCTGACGGCGGACAAAATCCTGGTTGCAACGGGCTCTACGGTTAATTTCCCGCCGGTGCCCGGGCTTGATGAGGTACCCGTCTGGACCAGTGACGACGTGCTCGATCTGGATTTCCTACCGGAATCCGTCATCGTGCTGGGCGGAGGCATTGTAGCCTGCGAGCTGGCGCAATTCCTTCACCGGGCCGGCAGCAAGATCACCCAGATCCAGCGCAGCCCGCACATTTTAAAGGAAGTCTCTGTCGAGGCGGCCAAAGTCGTCGAGCAAGCCTTCCGCGATGAAGGCATAGAGCTGATTACCGACACCGCACTCAAACAGATCGAAAAGACCGCAGACGGCGTCCGCGTGACCTTTGAGCACGAGGGTGAAACGGTTGTCCGCGAAGCCAAGTATTTGTTCAACGCCCTCGGCCGCAAGCCCAACACCGCCAGCCTCGATATCGAAGCCGCCGGTCTGGAAACCCGTAAGAGCGGCCACCTCGTGACCAATGAAAACCAGCAGACGACCAACCCGCACATCTACGCCGCGGGTGACGTCGCCGGCCCCCACGAAATCGTCCACATCGCGATCATGCAGGGGGAAGTCGCCGCCAAGCACGCCTTTGGCCAGACCGTTGAACCCGTCAACTACGACACGCTGCTGGGCGTGGTCTTTACCGACCCACAGATTGGCCACGTCGGCCTGAGCGAGACCGAGATGGAGAAGCGCGGCATTGAGTTTGTTACCGCTGATTACCCCTTCGACGACCACGGCAAATCCATCCTAATGGAGGCCAAATACGGCTACGTGAAGACTTGGGCAGAGAAATCCACGGGAAAGCTGCTCGCCGCTGAATGCGTGAGCAAAGATGCCTCGGAGCTGATCCACTCAACGGCAGTCGGCGTCAGCCTGGGCGCTACGCTGGAGCAACTGCTCAAGGTCCACTGGTATCACCCGACGCTGAGCGAAATCTGGTCCTACCCTTTGGAAGATTGCCTGGATTTAATCAGCGAAGGCTAA
- a CDS encoding histidine triad nucleotide-binding protein, with protein MPEKTIFQKIIDREIPATIEYEDDDCLCFRDIAPQAPTHLLVIPKKLIVRIGESTDNDAALLGHLMIVARKMGNQFGGENGFRLVINNGPDGGEAVPHLHIHVLAGRSLQWPPG; from the coding sequence ATGCCCGAAAAAACCATCTTCCAGAAAATCATCGATCGGGAAATCCCGGCCACCATCGAATACGAGGACGACGACTGCCTCTGCTTCCGCGACATCGCCCCCCAGGCACCGACGCACCTGCTCGTCATTCCGAAAAAGCTGATTGTCCGCATTGGCGAGTCCACCGACAACGATGCCGCCCTGCTCGGCCACCTGATGATCGTCGCCCGCAAGATGGGCAACCAATTCGGCGGTGAAAACGGCTTCCGCCTGGTCATCAACAATGGCCCCGACGGCGGCGAAGCCGTCCCCCACCTGCACATCCACGTCCTCGCTGGCCGCAGCCTCCAATGGCCCCCCGGCTGA
- a CDS encoding GxxExxY protein: MGTIIIEVAIAIHRELGPGLLESVYELLLARELEERGLQVERQVPVKIRYKNVIFDEGFRADIIVNQKVLIELKSVERVSPIHKKQTQTYLKLTGYKLGYLLNFNESLLKNGITRCVNNLEEALSAPQRPSGK, translated from the coding sequence ATCGGCACAATCATCATTGAAGTCGCAATTGCAATTCATCGGGAACTCGGTCCCGGCTTGCTGGAAAGTGTATATGAATTGCTCCTGGCCAGAGAACTCGAAGAACGTGGGCTTCAGGTCGAGCGACAAGTGCCCGTAAAAATCCGCTACAAGAACGTAATCTTTGATGAAGGGTTTCGTGCAGATATAATCGTTAATCAAAAAGTGCTAATTGAGTTGAAATCTGTAGAAAGAGTTTCGCCGATACATAAAAAACAAACCCAGACATACCTAAAATTAACTGGATACAAATTAGGCTATCTGCTCAATTTTAATGAATCCCTGCTGAAAAACGGCATTACGCGCTGCGTAAATAATCTGGAAGAAGCGCTCTCAGCGCCTCAGCGCCCCAGCGGGAAATAA
- the nrdR gene encoding transcriptional regulator NrdR yields the protein MQCPKCTHADTKVLDTRLGKNNLSIRRRRQCLGCGYRFTTIEEILREGLVVVKRNGAREEFDRMKMLAGIRRAAEKRPIEAEQIEMMIVEMIDELEREFGSEIPSKAIGELIMNRLKEIDQIAYVRFASVYKDFRDIEELAAEISDLKVMR from the coding sequence ATGCAGTGTCCCAAATGCACGCACGCCGACACCAAGGTGTTGGACACCCGATTGGGCAAGAACAACCTGTCCATTCGCCGCCGCCGCCAATGCCTGGGCTGCGGCTACCGCTTTACCACGATCGAAGAAATTCTCCGCGAGGGCCTGGTGGTCGTCAAACGCAACGGTGCCCGCGAGGAGTTTGACCGCATGAAGATGCTGGCCGGTATCCGCCGCGCCGCCGAAAAACGCCCCATCGAAGCCGAGCAAATCGAAATGATGATCGTCGAAATGATCGACGAGCTGGAGCGCGAATTCGGCAGCGAAATCCCCAGCAAAGCCATTGGCGAGCTGATCATGAACCGCCTGAAGGAGATCGACCAGATCGCCTACGTCCGCTTCGCCAGCGTCTATAAAGACTTCCGCGACATCGAAGAGCTCGCCGCCGAGATCAGCGACCTCAAGGTGATGCGTTAG
- a CDS encoding anthranilate synthase component II: MLLVIDNFDSFTYNLVQYFGQLGVEQRVFRNNEITPEEALALKPERVLLSPGPCSPNEAGVSMAMIEAFAGKVPLLGVCLGHQCIGQYFGGDVVRAKRLMHGKTSPVKHTDSDVFNGLPQDFPATRYHSLLVDKATLPGCLEVTAWVDDPDYAESANEIMGMRHKELPVYGVQFHPESYATAHGMKLLDNFLKLSAN, from the coding sequence ATGCTTCTGGTCATCGATAATTTCGACTCCTTCACCTACAACCTCGTCCAATACTTCGGACAGCTCGGGGTGGAGCAGCGCGTGTTCCGCAATAACGAGATCACGCCGGAGGAAGCCCTGGCCCTCAAGCCGGAGCGCGTATTGCTGTCGCCGGGGCCCTGTTCACCCAACGAAGCTGGGGTCAGCATGGCGATGATCGAGGCCTTCGCGGGCAAAGTTCCGCTGCTGGGCGTGTGCCTTGGCCACCAGTGCATCGGCCAATATTTCGGCGGAGACGTCGTCCGCGCCAAGCGCCTGATGCACGGCAAAACCTCCCCCGTGAAGCACACCGACAGCGACGTCTTTAACGGACTACCGCAGGACTTCCCCGCAACCCGCTATCACTCCCTGCTGGTCGACAAAGCCACCCTGCCCGGCTGCCTCGAAGTCACCGCCTGGGTGGACGACCCCGACTATGCCGAGAGCGCCAACGAGATCATGGGCATGCGCCACAAGGAGCTGCCGGTTTACGGTGTGCAATTCCACCCGGAGTCCTACGCCACTGCCCACGGCATGAAGCTGCTGGATAATTTCCTCAAACTGTCGGCCAATTGA
- the tgt gene encoding tRNA guanosine(34) transglycosylase Tgt, giving the protein MTNSFQLLQGEANGPRRGRVLTRHGEIETPIFMPVGTQATVKALTPAQVEEVGAQIILGNTYHLNLRPGSELVAQMGGLHKFMAWNKPILTDSGGFQVFSLAKLRKITDKGIAFQSHIDGRKFFLGPRECFDIQRNLGTDIAMVLDECPPFPCDEKDCAAAVDRTIRWAREFKEIAAGEGWLDAGHHAFGIVQGSIYDDQRKACAQALVDIGFPGYAVGGVSVGEPEPEMLRQVAASIPELPVDKPRYVMGVGTPPQLLKMIGLGADMFDCVMPTRLARHANVFTPHGTINLRNERFKHDESPIVEGLDNYTCRTFSRAYLRHLIMANELLAHTLLSLHNVHFFLDLMRQAREHIAIGDFTPWSQQWIESYHSRD; this is encoded by the coding sequence ATGACCAACTCCTTCCAGCTTCTACAAGGCGAGGCCAATGGGCCGCGGCGCGGGCGCGTGTTGACGCGTCATGGTGAGATCGAGACACCCATCTTTATGCCCGTGGGCACGCAGGCGACTGTCAAGGCGCTGACCCCCGCGCAGGTGGAGGAAGTCGGTGCGCAGATCATTCTGGGAAACACGTATCATCTCAATTTACGCCCGGGTTCTGAGCTCGTTGCGCAAATGGGTGGGCTGCATAAGTTTATGGCTTGGAATAAGCCAATTCTTACCGATAGCGGTGGTTTTCAGGTTTTTAGTTTGGCGAAACTGCGCAAGATAACCGACAAGGGGATCGCGTTTCAGAGCCACATTGACGGGCGGAAGTTTTTCCTCGGGCCGCGTGAGTGCTTCGACATTCAGCGCAATCTGGGCACCGACATCGCCATGGTGCTCGACGAATGTCCGCCGTTCCCCTGCGATGAAAAAGACTGTGCCGCCGCGGTGGACCGCACGATCCGTTGGGCGCGCGAATTTAAGGAAATTGCGGCTGGTGAGGGGTGGCTCGACGCCGGGCACCACGCCTTTGGTATCGTGCAGGGCTCGATCTACGACGACCAACGCAAAGCCTGCGCACAGGCCCTGGTGGACATCGGTTTCCCTGGCTATGCGGTTGGTGGCGTGAGCGTCGGCGAGCCGGAGCCCGAGATGTTGCGCCAGGTCGCGGCAAGTATCCCTGAGCTGCCCGTGGACAAGCCCCGCTACGTGATGGGCGTGGGCACGCCGCCGCAGTTGCTCAAAATGATCGGCCTTGGCGCGGACATGTTTGACTGTGTGATGCCGACTCGTCTTGCCCGGCACGCCAATGTGTTTACTCCCCACGGAACGATCAATTTGCGCAATGAGCGTTTTAAACACGACGAATCTCCCATCGTCGAAGGGCTCGATAACTACACCTGCCGGACGTTTTCCCGCGCTTACTTGAGACACCTGATTATGGCCAATGAGTTATTGGCGCACACTTTGCTCTCATTACACAATGTGCATTTCTTTCTCGACTTAATGCGCCAAGCGCGAGAGCACATAGCCATTGGTGACTTCACGCCATGGAGTCAGCAATGGATCGAAAGTTATCATTCTCGAGACTAA
- a CDS encoding LuxR C-terminal-related transcriptional regulator: protein MTPKKILIIEGVELTRIGLRTLILEKTEHEIVGEVGSADEAKALYDQTSPDLVIMDTMLPDCSGLSICRYIKESAKPAKLFLISSCPDRQCMIEAFSLGIEGYVLKDISSSELIDSLIQVLAGKPVLAPEIAECVVEHMRSGKGSGQHAHEIDSLSVQERRVLELVAKGMSNRQVADQLGLSEKTVKNYFSSVLSKLNANRRTEAAAMFWDYQQKSFGSASPFATVGSGCG from the coding sequence ATGACTCCCAAGAAAATACTCATCATTGAAGGTGTGGAGCTGACCCGTATCGGGTTGCGCACATTGATTTTAGAAAAAACCGAACACGAAATTGTAGGCGAAGTCGGCTCAGCCGACGAAGCTAAGGCCCTTTACGACCAGACTTCTCCCGACCTGGTCATCATGGACACGATGCTGCCGGACTGTAGCGGTTTGTCGATTTGCCGATATATTAAAGAGTCTGCCAAGCCGGCTAAGCTTTTCCTGATCAGCTCTTGTCCGGATCGCCAGTGCATGATCGAAGCCTTCTCACTGGGTATCGAGGGCTACGTGCTGAAGGATATTTCTTCTTCTGAGTTAATTGATTCGTTGATTCAAGTGCTTGCTGGTAAGCCGGTTTTGGCACCGGAGATCGCCGAATGCGTCGTGGAGCACATGCGCAGCGGCAAAGGCAGTGGTCAGCATGCACACGAGATTGACTCCCTCAGTGTTCAGGAGCGCCGGGTTTTGGAACTGGTCGCCAAGGGGATGTCCAATCGCCAAGTAGCCGACCAGCTCGGATTGAGCGAAAAGACGGTGAAAAACTATTTCAGCAGCGTGCTCAGTAAGCTCAATGCAAACCGTCGCACGGAAGCCGCCGCAATGTTCTGGGACTACCAGCAAAAGAGCTTTGGCAGCGCGAGCCCGTTTGCCACGGTCGGCAGCGGTTGCGGCTAA
- a CDS encoding sigma-70 family RNA polymerase sigma factor produces the protein MSAEDRSVRPHLMTGLGRVQSKDDQVSERLCRKTISRHRVQIDYLLRIPQWEELYQPGLEALSLPLPRRGINLRSLLDSLLVEYKQQLAQWVISQYRGRFPANQAKRIIRIWSLDGLAEPMGETLNFSEWLELKERLLHRMKIEHNRYKKSQTILFRRYQSLLHKLVNRQVFDPGQRPDAYQEASLGLIHAIDKVEDSGASFGSYARTWITRQIRNYLMGERFPVHVPINLASRLLREGNEAKSREESDKAKRPGDPSPRSAEELSPFHELLSPGVPLDAPTNDDEAPRQLADDLAQDPHERLSRKDLHAALRGLMSELTDKQREVLALRFGLNEGNRQWTLSEIAQEVGISHQQVSQREKRALEKLESVLRPLYEEMNIQ, from the coding sequence ATGAGCGCCGAAGACAGGTCTGTTCGCCCGCATCTAATGACGGGTCTCGGACGTGTTCAGAGCAAGGACGATCAGGTCAGCGAACGGCTCTGCCGTAAGACCATTTCACGCCACCGCGTGCAGATAGACTACCTTCTTCGCATTCCACAATGGGAGGAGCTTTATCAGCCAGGCTTGGAAGCATTGTCCCTGCCCCTGCCCCGCCGCGGCATCAACTTGCGGTCCCTGCTTGATAGCCTTCTGGTCGAATACAAGCAGCAACTGGCCCAGTGGGTCATCAGCCAATACCGTGGCCGATTCCCCGCCAACCAAGCCAAGCGAATCATCCGCATATGGTCACTCGACGGCCTCGCCGAGCCCATGGGCGAAACCCTTAATTTCAGCGAGTGGCTTGAGCTCAAGGAGCGTCTGCTCCACCGAATGAAGATCGAGCACAACCGCTACAAGAAGTCCCAGACGATTCTCTTTCGTCGTTACCAGTCCCTGTTGCACAAGCTGGTAAACCGGCAGGTTTTCGATCCTGGCCAACGCCCGGACGCCTATCAGGAGGCCTCACTCGGCCTCATCCACGCGATCGATAAAGTGGAGGACTCCGGTGCTTCATTTGGCAGCTATGCCCGCACGTGGATCACCCGGCAAATCCGTAACTACCTGATGGGCGAACGCTTCCCCGTGCATGTGCCCATCAATCTCGCCTCCCGCCTCCTGCGCGAAGGGAACGAAGCCAAAAGCCGCGAAGAGAGCGACAAGGCCAAACGCCCGGGGGACCCCTCTCCACGCAGTGCTGAAGAGCTTAGCCCCTTCCACGAGTTGCTGAGCCCCGGTGTGCCCCTGGACGCCCCCACCAATGACGACGAGGCCCCGCGCCAACTCGCAGACGATCTGGCCCAAGACCCGCACGAGCGCCTTTCCCGCAAAGACCTTCATGCCGCGTTACGCGGCTTGATGAGTGAGCTGACCGACAAGCAACGCGAAGTCCTCGCCCTGCGCTTCGGCCTCAACGAAGGGAATCGCCAGTGGACTCTCTCGGAGATCGCCCAGGAGGTTGGCATCAGCCATCAGCAAGTTTCCCAGCGCGAGAAGCGTGCCCTGGAAAAGCTCGAAAGCGTGCTGCGCCCGCTTTACGAGGAAATGAACATCCAGTAG
- a CDS encoding exopolysaccharide biosynthesis protein translates to MHDVHKTSLSDALSRFKDMKEKRDYTLQEIMQAIDDKGFGLVLILLSLPSALPVPAAGYSTPFGLLMLTIGVQMLKGRHTPWLPDKAKKMSLSYGFFQKMITAATKFLGFLERFIRPRLRFATQPMGRRFLAILVIVMSLLMTLPIPGTNTFPAFVIFLIGVCISEEDGLLALAAMAAGLFALLIYLAAIYFLAHYFSEYGWDGIHEFLSMVKGYVKSLLGMEPEAE, encoded by the coding sequence ATGCACGACGTTCATAAAACGAGCCTAAGCGATGCGCTTTCCCGCTTCAAGGACATGAAGGAAAAACGGGATTATACCTTGCAGGAGATTATGCAAGCGATTGATGATAAGGGTTTTGGCCTTGTCCTTATCCTCCTCAGTCTCCCGAGCGCCCTACCGGTTCCCGCCGCTGGGTACAGTACGCCGTTTGGCTTGTTGATGCTCACCATCGGCGTTCAAATGCTCAAAGGGCGGCACACGCCCTGGCTACCCGATAAAGCCAAAAAAATGTCTCTGTCGTATGGGTTTTTCCAGAAAATGATTACAGCTGCGACCAAGTTTCTCGGTTTTTTGGAGCGTTTTATCCGTCCACGCCTGCGCTTTGCCACTCAGCCAATGGGGCGGCGATTCCTGGCAATACTCGTCATTGTCATGTCACTGCTGATGACGCTGCCCATCCCCGGCACGAACACGTTTCCTGCATTCGTGATCTTCCTGATCGGTGTCTGCATCAGTGAGGAGGATGGCCTGCTCGCGCTTGCCGCGATGGCGGCGGGGCTGTTTGCGCTGCTAATCTATCTGGCGGCGATCTACTTCCTGGCGCACTATTTTTCGGAATATGGCTGGGATGGCATTCACGAATTTCTCAGCATGGTTAAGGGCTACGTAAAAAGCCTACTTGGGATGGAGCCCGAGGCCGAGTAG
- a CDS encoding copper-transporting P-type ATPase, protein MHPEIEQKGPGECPICGMALEPKEPTGVVDDSEYRDMRKRFYGSLIFSIPVFLLAMLPMLPALSDVAFFKGAINGWLQLALTIPVLTWAGGFVFVRGFKSIVSWNLNMFSLIAIGVGAAVAFSALAVIAPGILPDAFKEHGQAHIYFESAAVIISLVLLGQMLEARARGKTGEALQLLMNQTPDTAIVVDERGEEKETPLEEVKAGQTLRVKPGAKVPVDGKVLDGSGAVDESMITGEPDPVKKQPDETVTAGTLNQRGSFTMVAEKVGSDTLLSGIISMVASAQRSRAPIQATADKVAGIFVPAVIAIAVLSFICWATFGPSPRLSYALINAVAVLIIACPCALGLATPISIMVGVGRAAREGILIKNAEAIETLEKIDTLIIDKTGTLTEGQPNVTNVVAAEGFSDKELLRLAASIEKQSEHPLALAVIRGAEKDGVELASVSDFDSETGDGVLGTIDGATVRVGRINFVMQSNEPDSSLAARGEALAREAKTVIYVSRDAKLAGLIAIADPIKPTTKDAIAQLHAQGLKIVMMTGDNEQTAQAVAQAVGIDEFHAGVKPADKHDEVQRLKKAGQKVAMAGDGLNDAPALAAADVGIAMGAGTDVAMESAGVTLVRGDLLGIVKARALSQGVMKNIRQNLFFAFIYNGVGVPVAAGILYPLIGVLLNPMIAAAAMSLSSVSVIGNALRLKALKLKS, encoded by the coding sequence ATGCACCCGGAGATCGAGCAAAAAGGCCCCGGCGAGTGCCCCATTTGCGGCATGGCGCTGGAGCCCAAGGAGCCAACCGGCGTCGTGGATGACTCCGAGTATCGCGACATGCGCAAGCGCTTCTATGGGTCGCTGATATTCTCCATACCAGTCTTCCTCCTGGCAATGCTACCCATGCTACCCGCGCTGAGCGACGTCGCGTTTTTCAAAGGGGCGATCAACGGCTGGCTACAACTTGCACTAACCATCCCCGTGCTAACGTGGGCAGGCGGCTTTGTTTTCGTGCGCGGCTTTAAATCGATCGTCTCGTGGAATCTCAACATGTTTTCGCTGATCGCGATTGGCGTCGGTGCGGCCGTCGCGTTTAGTGCGCTGGCGGTGATTGCCCCGGGAATCTTGCCCGACGCCTTCAAAGAACACGGGCAGGCACACATTTATTTTGAATCGGCGGCCGTGATCATCTCTCTCGTGCTCCTCGGGCAAATGTTAGAAGCGCGCGCGCGGGGAAAAACCGGCGAGGCGCTACAGCTCCTGATGAACCAGACGCCAGACACCGCCATCGTTGTTGATGAGCGAGGCGAGGAAAAGGAAACGCCACTGGAAGAGGTGAAGGCTGGCCAAACTCTGCGGGTCAAGCCCGGTGCCAAGGTCCCGGTGGACGGCAAGGTGCTCGACGGCTCCGGTGCCGTCGATGAGTCGATGATCACCGGCGAGCCCGATCCGGTCAAAAAACAACCGGACGAAACCGTCACCGCCGGCACACTCAACCAACGCGGGTCGTTCACGATGGTTGCGGAAAAAGTCGGCAGCGACACTTTGCTCAGCGGCATCATCAGCATGGTTGCCTCCGCCCAGCGCAGCCGTGCGCCAATCCAGGCCACAGCAGACAAAGTGGCAGGTATTTTCGTGCCAGCGGTCATCGCAATCGCGGTGCTTTCATTTATATGCTGGGCCACGTTTGGCCCGTCGCCGAGGCTGTCCTATGCGTTGATCAATGCGGTGGCTGTGCTGATCATCGCCTGCCCCTGTGCGCTCGGGTTGGCGACGCCCATCTCGATCATGGTTGGCGTGGGCCGGGCAGCGCGGGAAGGCATTTTAATCAAGAACGCCGAGGCAATCGAAACTCTGGAGAAAATCGACACGCTTATCATCGACAAAACCGGCACCTTAACGGAAGGCCAACCCAACGTCACCAACGTCGTTGCCGCCGAAGGTTTTTCAGACAAAGAGCTCCTGCGCCTGGCCGCCAGTATCGAGAAGCAGAGCGAACACCCGCTGGCCCTGGCCGTGATCCGGGGTGCTGAAAAGGACGGCGTGGAACTGGCGAGCGTGAGCGACTTTGACTCCGAGACCGGCGATGGCGTGCTGGGCACCATCGACGGGGCAACCGTCCGTGTAGGCCGCATTAACTTTGTCATGCAAAGTAACGAGCCCGACAGCAGTTTGGCTGCTCGCGGCGAAGCGCTCGCCCGTGAGGCCAAGACCGTCATCTACGTCTCGCGTGATGCCAAGCTTGCCGGGCTAATCGCCATTGCCGACCCAATCAAACCAACCACCAAAGACGCCATCGCCCAGCTACATGCGCAGGGCCTGAAAATCGTCATGATGACGGGTGACAACGAGCAAACGGCACAAGCCGTTGCGCAGGCTGTTGGCATTGATGAGTTCCACGCCGGCGTGAAACCCGCCGACAAGCACGACGAAGTGCAGCGCTTAAAAAAGGCCGGCCAAAAAGTCGCCATGGCGGGTGACGGGCTTAACGACGCCCCTGCCCTCGCAGCGGCCGATGTTGGCATCGCCATGGGCGCGGGCACCGATGTCGCCATGGAGAGCGCGGGCGTCACGCTGGTTCGCGGCGACCTGCTAGGCATTGTCAAAGCGCGCGCGCTGAGCCAGGGCGTCATGAAAAACATCCGGCAGAACCTGTTCTTCGCGTTCATTTACAACGGCGTCGGTGTGCCGGTGGCCGCGGGCATTCTTTACCCGTTGATCGGCGTCTTGCTCAACCCGATGATCGCCGCCGCCGCGATGAGCCTCAGCTCGGTATCCGTCATTGGCAACGCGTTGCGCCTCAAGGCGCTAAAGCTCAAGTCGTAG